A region of the Streptomyces sp. NBC_00442 genome:
CCCGGGCAAGTACGCCGAGCTGGAGGTCAAGTCCCTCACCGGCGTCGGCGCCCACTGACGTACGACCGCACGGAGCGTGGCGGAGGCCGTGTCGTAGGGTCCTACGACACGGCCTCGCCGCACCTCGTGACAATCGGCCCCCGCAGTTGTCGTATCTCTCGCGTAGGCTCGGGTGTATACACATCCGCGCGATGTCCGATGAATCTTCGACGACGGGGGAGGGGGCCCACAGTGCTCATCGACACCTACGGCCGTGTGGCCACTGACCTGCGTGTCTCGCTCACGGACCGGTGCAATCTGCGGTGCACGTACTGCATGCCGGAAGAGGGGCTGCAGTGGCTCGCCAAGCCCGATCTGCTGACCGATGACGAGATCGTCCGCCTGATCCGCATCGCCGTCACCGACCTCGGCATCACCGAGGTCCGCTTCACCGGCGGCGAGCCGCTGCTCCGGCCCGGCCTGGTCGGGATCGTCGAGCGCTGTGCCGCCCTGGAGCCGCGCCCCAGGATGTCGATCACCACCAACGGCATCGGTCTCAAGCGGACCGCCGCCGCCCTGAAGGCGGCCGGCCTCGACCGCGTCAACGTCTCCCTCGACACCCTGCGCCCCGACGTGTTCAAGACACTGACCCGCCGCGACCGGCACAAGGACGTCATCGAGGGCATGGAGGCCGCCCGCGCGGCCGGCCTGACCCCGGTCAAGATCAACGCCGTCCTGATGCCCGGCCTCAACGACGACGAGGCCCCCGACCTGCTGGCCTGGGCCGTCGAGCACGACTACGAGCTCCGCTTCATCGAGCAGATGCCCCTCGACGCCCAGCACGGCTGGAAGCGCGACGGCATGATCACCGCCGGCGACATCCTGCGGTCGCTGCGCACGCGCTTCGCGCTCACCCCCGAGGGCGAGGACGAGCGGGGCTCCGCGCCCGCCGAACGCTGGGTGGTCGACGGCGGCCCGCACACCGTGGGCGTCATCGCCTCCGTGACCCGCCCGTTCTGCGGGTCCTGCGACCGCACCCGGCTCACCGCCGACGGCCAGGTGCGCACCTGTCTGTTCGCCCGCGAGGAGTCCGACCTGCGCGCCGCGCTGCGCTCGGACGCGGGCGACGAGGAGATCGCCCGGCTGTGGAAGCTGGCCATGTGGGGGAAGAAGGCCGGATCCGGTCTGGACGACCCCTCGTTCCTGCAGCCCGAGCGCCCGATGTCAGCGATCGGCGGCTGAGCCCTCCGAGCCGGTCGACTCCCACGCGGAGAGCGTCACCACATCCTTCAGGAAGCCCCGTACGCCCAGGAATTGGGAGAGGTGCTCGCGGTGCTCCTGGCACGCGAGCCACGTCTTGCGCCGCTCCGGCGTATGGATCTTGGGATTGTTCCAGGCCAGGACCCAGACGGCCGCGGCACGGCAGCCCTTGGCGGAACAGATGGGGGTCTCGTCGCCGGTCTCGTCACTCACAGAGACATTGTGCGGCATGCGGCCCCGCAGAAATGGCGACGCCGAGCAGCCACGGGGGGAGCTGCCCGGCGTCGGTCCGTCGCTCCGACGGGGGATGCGGAGCGCTTACGAAGTATGTCATGGGGGACCCGGTGTGGTGCACCGGAACTTCATGATTGATCTGAGGTTTTCTTGAGCTTGGCGGACGGTGTGCGTCAGCCCTGTTCGCGGAGGCGCGACGCGTGGTCATCGGCCGGGGGCTCCGCCGCGGACGGGGCGGAGCCGCCCATCGGGGCCGCGCCGAGCGCAGGGCGGGAAGGGGCGGGGACGAAGGTGGAGGGGAGCGAAGTCACGTTCTCCCGGCCCCCGTTGGCGAACACGACCGCCACATAGGGCAGCAGCGCGCCCAGTGCCAGCGTCACGATGGCGACGGGACGCTCGACGTTCCACAGCACCGCCGTGAGGATCACGGAAAGCGTGCGGATCGACATCGAGATCACGTAGCGGCGCTGCCGGCCCCGGACGTCCTCGTCGAGCGACCGGCGGGCTCCGGTGATCCGGAAGACCTGGCCGCTGCTCTGCTTCCGCATCACGTTCCACCACCCGAATTCCACGGCGGGCTCTCCCCGGCCCGGACTGCTCTCACCGTACGCCGCGGCTCCGCCGGGTTCGAGACCGGGGCGGCTCCTACCCGCGTGAATGGCGCAGTACATGCCACGTACGGACGAGTCCGACATGCGCCGTACGGGGTACGGGTCGAGACTGGCTGAACCTGCTCACGTCGAGCCGTACTAGGAGGCAGCCATGGGCTGGTTGTGGGCCATCATCGTGGGATTCGTACTCGGTCTCATCGCCAAGGCGATCATTCCCGGCAAGCAGCACAGTCCGCTCTGGCTGACCACCATCTTCGGCATCATCGGCGCCATCGTCGGCAACTCGATCGCGCGGGCCATCGGCATCGCCGAGACCAAGGGCATCGACTGGGGCCGGCACGGCCTCCAGATCGCCGCAGCCGTCGTCATCGTCTTCCTCGGCGACATGCTGTACATGGCGGTGCGGGGCAACAAGCAGAGAGCCTGACGGCACGCGCGAGGGGGGCGGCTCCGCGACGGAACCGCCCCCCTCACGCGTGCTCGCACCGGCCCGGTCCGGCTCCCGCGCGGGCCGCCGGTCAGGTGCCGGTGAACCGGAAGGTGAACCCGGTCAGGCGCCGGTGAACTCCACGGCCGCCAGGTTCTTCTTGCCGCGGCGCAGCACCAGCCAGCGCCCGTGCAGTAGCTCCCCGGCCGTGGCCACCGCGTCCTCGGCCGTCACCTTCACGTTGTTCACGTAGGCGCCGCCCTCCTTCACGGTGCGGCGGGCCGCCGACTTGCTGGCGACCAGACCGACCTCGGCGAACAGGTCGGTGAGCGGGCCGAGTTCGGACACCTTCGCGTTCGGCAGCTCGGACAGGGCGGCGGCGAGCGTCGCCTCGTCCAGCTCCGTCAGCTCGCCCTGGCCGAAGAGCGCCTTGGACGCGGCGGTCACCGCGGCCGTCTGCTCGGCGCCGTGCACCAGCGTCGTCAGCTCCTCGGCGAGCGCCCGCTGCGCGGCCCTGGCCTGCGGCCGCTCCTCGGTGAGCCGCTCCAGCTCCTCGATCTCCTCGCGGGACGCGAAGCTGAAGATCCGCAAGAACTTCGAGATGTCCCGGTCGTCCGCGTTCAGCCAGAACTGGTAGAAGGCGTACGGCGTGGTCCGCTCGGGGTCGAGCCAGACCGTGCCGGACTCCGTCTTGCCGAACTTGGTGCCGTCCGCCTTGGTGATCAGCGGCGTGGCCAGGGCGTGCACCTCGGCGTCCGGCTCGACCCGGTGGATCAGGTCGGTGCCGGCCGTGAGGTTGCCCCACTGGTCACTGCCGCCGGTCTGCAGCGTGCAGCCGTAGCGCCGGTTGAGCTCCAGGAAGTCCATCCCCTGCAGGATCTGGTAGCTGAACTCGGTGTAGCTGATGCCCGCGTCGGAGTTGAGCCGGCGCGAGACGGCCTCCTTCGCGATCATCTTGTTGACCCGGAAGTACTTGCCGACGTCCCGCAGGAAGCCGATCGCCGACAGGCCCGACGTCCAGTCCAGGTTGTTGACCATGGTCGCGGCGTGCGGGCCCTCGAAGTCGAGGAACCGCTCGATCTGGCCGCGCAGCCGCTCGACCCAGCCCGCCACGACCTCCGGCGCGTTCAGGGTGCGCTCCGAGTTGGGCTTCGGGTCGCCGATCAGGCCGGTGGCGCCGCCGACCAGGCCCAGTGGCCGGTTTCCCGCGAGCTGGAGCCGGCGCATGGTGAGGATCTGCACCAGGTTGCCGAGGTGCAGGCTGGGCGCGGTCGGGTCGAAGCCGCAATAGAACGTGACGGGACCGTCCGCGAACGCCTTGCGCAATGCGTCCTCGTCAGTGGAGAGGGCGATCAGCCCACGCCACTGCAGTTCGTCGACGATGTCCGTCACGGGTCTCTTGTCTCCTTCGGACGTGCTGTCCAGATGTGCTTGACGTGCTTACTGCCAGCACCGAGGTTATACGCCCCGGCTGACCGAGCTCATGTTGAAGTCGGGAACGCGCAGCGCGGGCATCGCGGTCCGGGTGAAGTAGTCGCTCCACTCCCTGGGCAGCGTCTTCTCGGTGCGCCCGGCCTCGGTGGCCCGCGACAGCACGTCGACCGGCGACTCGTTGAACCGGAAGTTGTTGACCTCGCCGACCACCTCGCCGTTCTCGACGAGGTACACGCCGTCCCGGGTCAGTCCGGTCAGGAGCAGCGTCGCCGGGTCCACCTCGCGGATGTACCACAGGCACGTCAGGAGCAGACCCCGCTCGGTGGCGGCGACCATCTCGTCCAGGGAGCGCTCGCCGCCGCCGTCCAGGACGAGGTTCCCGGCGGGCGGCGTGACGGGCAGGCCGGTGAGGCGGGCGCTGTGCCGGGTGGTGACCAGGTTCTCCAGGCGGCCGTCGCGGATCCAGTCGGTCGCGCCGATGGGAAGACCGTTGTCGAACACCGACGCGGTGTCGCCCGAGGAGTGCGCCACCATGAACGGCGCGTAGGCGAGGCCCGGTTCGTTCGGGTCGCTGCGCAGCGAGAGCGGCAGCCGTGCGAGGGTCTCGCCGACGCGGGTGCCGCCGCCCTGCTTCGAGAACACGGTCCGGCCCTCGGCGGCGTACCGGGCCGAGGCCGACCAGATCTGGTAGATCAGCAGATCGGCCACGGCGGTCGGCGGCAGCAGCGTCTCGTACCGCCCGGCGGGCAGCTCGACGCGGCGCTCGGCCCAGCCGAGCCTGCGGGTGAGCTCCTCGTCGAGGGCGCCCGGATCGACGTCGGTGAAGTCCGCGGTGGTCCGGCCCGCCCAGGCCGAGCGGGCGGGGCCCCCGGCGGTCGCGGCGGCCTTCGCGTTGAGTTCAAGGGTGCCGTTGGGCTGGTCGTGACGCAGCCGCAGGCCCGTGGACGTGCCCAGGTACGTGCTGGTCAGCTCGTGGTTGGCGAACCCGTACAGCGCGCGTCCGCCCGCCTTGGCGCGAGCGAAGGCCGCGCCGAGCGCGGGCGCGAAATCGGCGAACACGGCGGAGGTGGTCTCGGCCGGCCCTTCGGTGAAGTCCGCCGACTGCGGGACTCCGGTGACCAGCGGCTGGGCGTCCTCGGACGGCCCGGCGGCCCGCGCGGCGGCCTCGGCGGCCCGCACCAGCGGCTCCAGGTCGGCGGCGGTGACGGCCGAGCGCGACACGACACCGGATGCGGTGCCCTCCGCGCCGTCGACCGTCGCGATCACGGTCAGCGTCCGCCCGCGGGTGACGCCGTTGGTGGTCAGCGCGTTGCCGGCCCAGCGCAGGTTCGCCGAGGAGTGCTCGTCGGCGATGACGACACAGCCGTCGGCGGTGGACAGCTCCAGGGCCCGCTCGACGATCTCGTGCGGCTTGACGGTCGTACGGGAACTCATCGACCCGCCTCCTGAGCGGTGTTGAGGATGTTGACGTCGCGGAACAGGGCGGAGGGGCAGCCGTGGGAGACCGCCGCGATCTGCCCCGGCTGGGCCTTGCCGCAGTTGAAGGCGCCGCCCAGGACATAGGTCTGGGGGCCGCCCACCTTCTCCATGGAGCCCCAGAAATCCGTGGTCGTCGCCTGGTAGGCGACATCGCGGAGCTGGCCCGCGAGGCGTCCGTTCTCGATGCGGAAGAAGCGCTGGCCGGTGAACTGGAAGTTGTAGCGCTGCATGTCGATCGACCACGAGCGGTCGCCGACCACATAGATGCCGCGCTCGACCCCGCCGATCAGATCCTCCGTGGAGAGCCCGCCCGGCTCCGGTGCGAGTGACACGTTGGCCATCCGCTGGACGGGCACGTGCTCGGCCGAGTCGGCGAAGGCGCAGCCGTTGGAGCGGCCAAGGCCCGTCAACTTGGCGGTGCGGCGGTCGAGTTGGTAACCGACCAGGGTGCCGTCCTTCACCAGGTCCCAGGACTGCGCCTCGACGCCCTCGTCGTCGTAGCCGATGGTGGCGAGCCCGTGCTCGGCGGTGCGGTCGCCGGTCACGTTCATCACTCGCGAGCCGTACGCCAGCTTGCCCAGCTGGTCGAACGTGGCGAACGAGGTGCCCGCGTACGCCGCCTCGTAGCCGAGTGCCCGGTCGAGCTCGGTGGCGTGGCCGATCGACTCGTGGATGGTCAGCCACAGGTTGGACGGGTCCACCACGAGGTCGTAGCGACCGCTCTCGACGGCGGGCGCCCGCATCTTCTCGGCCAGAAGCGAGGGGATCTCCGCGAGCTCGGAATCCCAGTCCCAGCCCGTGCCCGTCAGGTACTCCCAGCCGCGCCCGGCCGGCGGCGCGAGGGTGCGCATCGAGTCGAACTCGCCGCTCGTCCGGTCCACCGCGATCGCCGTGAGCTGAGGGTGCAGCCGCACCCGCTGCTGGGTGGTCACGGTGCCCGCCGTGTCCGCGTAGAACTTGTTCTCGTGCACCGTGAGCAGCGAGGCGTCCACGTGCTCCACCCCGTCGGCGCGCAGCAGCCGCGCGCTGAAGTCGGCGAGCAGCGCGCTCTGGTCCTCGTCCGCCACCGTGAAGGGGTCGATCTCGTACGAGGAGACCCAGGTCTTCTCCGAGTGCACCGGCTCGGCCGCGAGCTCCACCCTCTCGTCCGACCCGGCGGCCGCGATGACCTGCGCGGACAGCTTGGCCATGGCCACCGCGGCGGAGGCCACCTTGGCGGCCGCGCCCATGGTCGGATCGACCCCGGAGGCGAATCCCCAGGCACCGCCGTGCACGACGCGGACCGCGTAGCCGAGGTCGGTGGTGTCGGAGGAGCCGGCGGGCCGGGCGTCCCGCAGCCGCCGGGACGCGCTGCGCACCCGCTCGAAACGGAAGTCCGCGTGGTCGGCGCCGAGCGCGCGGGCGCGGGCCAGAGCCGCGTCGGCGAGCGCCCGCAAGGGGAGCGCCGTGAAGGCTTCGTCGATGGAATGGGTCCCAGTTGGCACAGCTGTCTCCCTGTCGTATGCGACCGGCCGCCCCGATCATGTCGCGTCCGGAGCCTTGCTGACTACGCCCTTTCTGTAGGGACCCGACAGCGCTCGTTCCATGCCACTGTCAGGGCTCGATTCCTCGTAAGTAGGGCGGTACCGATAGTTTGCGGGAGTACGAATCCGCCTATCGAAAGGGTGATCCGTTGAGCCGCTCGGTTCTCGTCACCGGAGGTAACCGGGGCATCGGCCTCGCCATCGCCCGCGCTTTTGCCGAGAGCGGCGACAAGGTCGCGATCACGTACCGCTCCGGAGAGCCGCCGGCCGCGCTCGCCGAACTGGGCTGCCTGGCCGTCAGGTGTGACATCACCGACGCCGAGCAAGTGGAGCAGGCCTACAAGGAGATCGAGGAGAAGCACGGTCCGGTGGAGGTCCTGGTCGCCAACGCGGGCATCACCAAGGACCAGCTCCTGATGCGGATGTCCGAGGACGACTTCACGTCCGTGCTCGACACCAACCTCACCGGCACCTTCCGTGTGGTCAAGCGCGCCAACCGCGCCATGCTGCGCGCGAAGAAGGGCCGCGTGGTCCTGATCTCCTCGGTCGTCGGACTCCTCGGCTCGGCGGGCCAGGCCAATTACGCCGCCTCCAAGGCGGGCCTGGTGGGCTTCGCCCGGTCGCTGGCGCGTGAGCTCGGCTCCCGGAACATCACTTTCAACGTCGTCGCACCCGGTTTCGTCGACACCGACATGACCAAGGTGCTCACCGAGGAGCAGCGCGCGGGCATCGTGTCCCAGGTGCCGCTCGGCCGCTACGCGCAGCCCGAGGAGATCGCCGCCGCGGTGAAGTTCCTCGCCTCCGACGACGCCTCGTACATCACTGGAGCCGTCATCCCGGTTGACGGCGGATTGGGCATGGGTCACTGATCACCATGAGCGGAATTCTCGAGGGCAAGCGCATCCTCATCACGGGTGTGCTGACGGAGTCCTCCATCAGCTTCCACGCGGCCAAGGTCGCGCAGGAGCAGGGCGCGGAGATCATCCTCACCGCGTTCCCGCGGCCCACCCTGACCGAGCGCATCGCCAAGAAGCTCCCCAAGCCCGCGAAGGTCATCGAGCTCGACGTGACCAACCAGGAGCACCTCGACCGCCTCGCGGGCCTGGTCGAGGACGAGCTCGGCGGCCTGGACGGCGTCGTGCACTCGATCGGCTTCGCGCCGCAGGGCGCCTTCAACTTCCTGGAGGCGAGCTTCGAGGACGTCGCGACCGCGATGCACGTCTCGGCGTTCTCCCTGAAGTCGCTCACCATGGCCTGCCGTCCGCTGATGCCGAACGGCGGATCCGTCGTCGGCCTCACCTTCGACGCCCAGTTCGCCTGGCCGAAGTACGACTGGATGGGCCCGGCCAAGGCCGCGCTCGAAGCGACCTCGCGCTACCTCGCCCGCGACCTGGGCAAGGAGAACTTCCGCTGCAACCTGATCTCGGCCGGGCCGCTCGGCTCGATGGCCGCCAAGTCCATCCCGGGCTTCTCGGACCTCGCCGACGTGTGGAACACCCGCTCCCCGCTGTCGTGGGACATGGCCGACCCCGAGCCGGCCGGCCGCGGCATCGTGGCGCTGCTCTCGGACTTCTTCCCGAAGACCACCGGCGAGATCATCCACGTCGACGGTGGCGTGCACATGATGGGCGCGTAACACCCGAACGCCCCGCGGCGGCCGCCCACCGACCCGTTCGGTGGGCGGCCGCCGTGCGTGGAGCGCGACCGGACCGCAGACTGATCGAACCGGACGGGCCGGACAGTCGAACGGGGAGGAGGTGGCGCGGTGTCGCGCCCCCTGCGTGTCGCGGAGCGCCGGGCCCTGGCCCTGCTCTTCCTCCTGCTCGTCACGGCGGCCGGTCTCGCGGCTCCGTCCGTGGTGCGCGCCGCGACCGCCCCCGAGGCCGTGCCCGCGACGCCGGCGCCCGAGCCGTTCGGCGCCGCCTGCCGGGCCTCGGTACAGGGCTCGCACGTCGTCGCGTACTGCCACAACCCCTACCCGGACACCGACCGGGTGGCGCTGCACACCGACTGCGCGATGTGGTGGGACCTGGACGCGGACGCGGCGCCGGTGGACGTGGCCCCGGGCCAGACCGTGCGGCTCACCGACCGGTGCTGGAAGGGCGTCGGCGCGGTGTGGATGACCCACCAGAAGGTGTCCTGACCGAGGCGCGGCCGGGGCTCAGTGGCCCGCGAGCCGCTCCGGCAGGCAGATGAAGGCGTGGGCCGCGGCCTCCGAAGCGGCCGTCTCCGCGTCGCCCGCCCGGATCGCGTCGACCATGCGGCTGTGGTCCATGTGGCGCTCCGGGGTCATGTCGAGGGCCACGTCGTCCCGCAGCCAGTCGCGCAGCAGATGGCCGAGGTCCGCGTACAGCTCGGTCAGTACGTCGTTGTGCGAGGCGGCGACGACCGCCAGGTGGAGCGTGGCGTCGGCCGCGACGAAGGCCTCCCGGTCGCCGGACGCCCAGGCCTCCTCCCGCCGTTCGAGCAGCGTGTCCAGCTGCTTGAGCTCGCGCTCGGTACGCCGCTCCGCGGCCAGCTTCGCCGCCGCCGACTCCAGGGTGGAGCGCAGCTCGGCCACGTGGCGCGGATCGGCGCCGGAGAACCTGCGGTGCATCACCCCGGCCAGCTCGCTCGTCGCCACGACGTAGGTGCCCGAGCCCTGCCGGATGTCGAGCAGACCGTTGTGGGCCAGGGCGCGCACGCCTTCGCGGACGGTGTTGCGCGCCACTCCGAGCTGCTCGACCAGCTCCGGCTCGGTCGGGATGCGTGATCCCACCGCCCACTCGCCCGAGGTGATCTGGTTGCGCAGCTGCGCGATCACCTGATCGACGAGGGCGGACCGCCGGGGAGAGCTCAGCGTCATGGTGCTCCTGTCCGAGAAGGGGCTGTGAAGTCCGAGAAGGGGCCGTGAACGATTGGACAACCAATCATCCCATGATTCTATGATGGCCTCATGGCCGACGAAGAAACCACCACGCTGAGCCCCGCGCCCACCGCCCCCGCCGCCCTCCCGGAAGCCCCCGCCACCGCGGGCCGGGCGCCGTCGTGGACGCGGTGGCTGGTGCCGCTCGCGCTGGTGCTCGCCGCCGTCAACCTGCGCCCCGCCATCACCAGCCTCGGCTCGCTGATGAAGGAGGTCACCGGCGGCCTGGGCATGAGCGACGGCATCGCGGGCGTCCTCACCTCGGTACCCGCGTTCTGCTTCGCCGTCTTCGGCATCATGGCGCCGCGCCTGGCCCGCCGCTTCGGCCCCGGAGCCGTCGTCTTCGCCGGCATGGCCGCCATCACCGCGGGACTGCTGCTTCGTCCCTTCGCGGGCGGCACCGCCGGCTTCCTCGCGGCCAGCGCGCTCGCCCTGATGGGCATAGCCGTCAGCAACGTCCTGATGCCGGTGATCGTCAAGCGGTACTTCCCCGACCGCGTCGGCTCCATGACCGGCCTCTACTCGATGGCGCTCGCCGCGGGCACCTCGCTCGCCGCGGTCACCACCGTCCCCGTCACCGACGCACTGGGCGGCAGCTGGCGCCAGGGCCTCGGCATCTGGGCGCTGCTCGCCGTCGTCGCCGTGGCGGCCTGGATCCCGCTGACCCGTGACCGCTCGGGAAACATGGAGCCGGCCCCCAGTAGCCGCGTGGAGGCAGCGCCCGCGCTGCGCATCACCCGTAGCGGCACGGCCTGGGCGCTCGCCTGCTTCTTCGGGCTCCAGGCCACCGGCGCCTACATCACCATGGGCTGGATGCCGACCATCTTCCGCGACGCGGGCGTCTCGGCCGGCACCGCGGGGCTGCTGCTCTCCATCACCATGGTCATGGGCGTGCCGCTGGGCTTCGTCATCCCGTGGCTCGTCAACCGGCTGCGCAGCCAGGGCCCCATCGTCGTCGCGCTCGGCGTCTGCGGTCTGGCCGGCTACGCGGGGCTCTACCTGGCACCGGCCGCGGGCGCCTGGGCCTGGGCACTGCTCCTCGGCGTCTCCAACTGCGCCTTCCCGCTCGCCCTCACGATGATCAGCAAGCGGTCGCGCAGCCACGCCGGCGTGGTGCGCCTGTCCGCCTTCGCCCAGTGCGTCGGCTACCTGCTCTCCATCCCGGGCCCCCTCCTGGTCGGCGTCCTGCACGACCGCAGCGGCGGCTGGGACCTGCCCATCGCGCTGATGGCGGCCCTCATGGTGCCGCAGATCGTCGTCGGCATCCTGGCGGGGCGCGACCGTACGATCGAGGACGAGGCCGGGGCCCGGCGATAGCGGGCCAAAGCGGGATGCGACACTGACCGCATGCCAGTGCTCGAACCCAATCCGCAGAACAGCCACAAGAAGCTCCTGCTCGTGCTCGGCGCGATGCTCGCCGTCACGGTCGTCGTCGCCATCATCGCGACGATCGCCTCGCCCTGACCGCTCGCCCGGCCCCGGCCCGGCCGTGGTGGGGCTAGCCCCACCATCCCCTAGGGGGTCAGGGTCAGGGTGAAGTGGGTGGGTCACCGGATGGGGCGGGACCCGGCGGATCCGTAGATTCTGACGTGCGGCGAACGACCGGTTCGTACGCGGCACTCGAACCCGCAATCCACGGAGGCGGTCATGTCGGCCCACACCCACCCCAGGTCCCCCCAACCGACCGCCGGTGGCGTCGACTTCAAGCTGCCGTGGTGGGGCGTGGTGCTGCCCGCCATCGCGTTCTTCGTGCTCCTCGCGCTCGTCGTGGGATCGGGTGACGCCCACGCGGCCTCCGGCGACGGCACCCTCAACCACCTCGTCGCCCGCATCCAGCACACCCTCGCGAACTAGCGGGCCGAGCCCTCCAACACCGTGCGCCCGTTGGCCTGATTCATGCGAAGCTGGACGGTATGAGCGCCGACACACCGCACAGGATCGTCCTCCTCAGGCACGCCAAGGCCGACTGGCCCGAGGTGTCCGACCACGACCGGCCGCTCGCCGAGCGCGGCCGGGCGGACGCCCCGGCCGCGGGCCGTCACCTCGCGGAGTCCGGCATCGCCTTCGACCTCGCCCTCTGCTCCAGCGCGCTCAGGACCCGCGAGACCTGGAAGCTCGCCGTGCACGAACTCGCGCACCGCCCCAAGACGGTGTACGAGGACAGGATGTACGAAGCCTCCCTCGGCGATCTGATCGCGCTGCTCAACGAGACGCCCGACGAGGTCGCCGACCTGGTGCTCATCGGGCACAACCCCGGCATGCACGCGCTCGCCGACGCGCTCGCGGGCCAGGCCGAGGGCGATGTGCTGTCGCGGATGAACCGCAGCGGCTTCCCGACCTCCGCCATCGCCGTGCTCACCTTCGACGGCTCCTGGAAGTCCGTCGAGCACGGCGTGGCCAAGCTCGTCCAGTTCTGGGCACCGCACGCCTGAGCCGCCGATGCGGGGCCGCTCCGCGAACGGTTGCGGACCGCGACCCCGCTGCTCCACGACGAGACGAAGGCCCCGGCGCACCGCCGGGGCCTTTCGCGTGCCGTGCGGGGCGGGCTCAGTCCAGGACGCCGTCGGCGGCCTCGACCTCTTCGCGGGTGATGCCGAGCAGATAGAGCACGGTGTCGAGGAAGGGCACGTTCACCGCGGTGTGCGCGGCCTCCCGCACCACGGGCTTGGCGTTGAAGGCGACGCCGAGGCCCGCCGCGTTCAGCATGTCGAGGTCGTTGGCGCCGTCACCGATCGCCACGGTCTGCGCCAGCGGCACCCCGGCCTGCGCGGCGAACTCCCGCAGCAGCCGCGCCTTGCCGGCCCGGTCCACGATCTCGCCGGTGACCCGGCCGGTGAACTTGCCGTCCTCGATCTCCAGGGTGTTGGCGGAGGCGAAGTCGAGCCCGAGCTCGTCCTTGAGCCCGTCGGTGACCTGGGTGAACCCGCCGGACACCACGCCGACCTGATAGCCGAGCGCCTTGAGCGTACGGACCAGAGTGCGGGCGCCCGGCGTCAGCCGGACCTCCGCCCGCACCTTGTCCACCACCGAGACGTCGAGGCCGCGCAGCAGCGCCACCCGGGCGTGCAGCGACTGCTCGAAGTCCAGCTCGCCGCGCATCGCGGCGGCCGTCACCCCGGCGACCTCGTCCTCGCAGCCGGCGTGCGCCGCGAACAGCTCGATGACCTCGTCCTGGATCAGCGTGGAGTCGACGTCCATCACGACGAGCCGCTGGGCCCGCCGGTGCAGACCCGCCGAGACGACGGCCACGTCCACCCCGAGGGCGGCGGCCTCGGTCGCGAGCGCGGTGCGCAGCGTCCCCGTCGCCACACCCGACACGGCGAACTCCACTGCCGTGACCGGGTACTTGGCGAGCCGGAAGATGCGGTCGATGTTGCCGCCGGTGCCGGCGATACGGGCCGCTATGGCCGCCGTGGACTCGGCGGTCAGCGGGTGGCCGAGCACCGTGACGTGCGAACGGCCGCTGCCGCGCGGCCTGTTGTCGCCGATGCCGGAGATGATCTCGGCTTCCAGCTTGAGCGAATCGGCCCAGCTGTGCACGGTCGCGCGCAGCTCGCCCGGGGTCGCCACGGTCGGCTCGGTGACGAGCGCGCACAGCACGAGGCGGCCGCGGGAGACGACCTGTTCGATGTCGACGACGTCGACGGCGTAGGCGGCGAGGGTGTCGAAGAGCCCGGCGGTGATGCCCGGACGGTCCTTGCCGAAGATCTTGACGAGGAGCGTCGGTACGTCAGAGCTCTGACCGGCGTCGGAGCTCCGGCCGGCGGGGGGCAGGGGCGATGGCGTCATGGTGCCTCCACCGTATCCGGCCCCGGCGCCCGCCCCGCA
Encoded here:
- the moaA gene encoding GTP 3',8-cyclase MoaA, which produces MLIDTYGRVATDLRVSLTDRCNLRCTYCMPEEGLQWLAKPDLLTDDEIVRLIRIAVTDLGITEVRFTGGEPLLRPGLVGIVERCAALEPRPRMSITTNGIGLKRTAAALKAAGLDRVNVSLDTLRPDVFKTLTRRDRHKDVIEGMEAARAAGLTPVKINAVLMPGLNDDEAPDLLAWAVEHDYELRFIEQMPLDAQHGWKRDGMITAGDILRSLRTRFALTPEGEDERGSAPAERWVVDGGPHTVGVIASVTRPFCGSCDRTRLTADGQVRTCLFAREESDLRAALRSDAGDEEIARLWKLAMWGKKAGSGLDDPSFLQPERPMSAIGG
- a CDS encoding TldD/PmbA family protein; the encoded protein is MDEAFTALPLRALADAALARARALGADHADFRFERVRSASRRLRDARPAGSSDTTDLGYAVRVVHGGAWGFASGVDPTMGAAAKVASAAVAMAKLSAQVIAAAGSDERVELAAEPVHSEKTWVSSYEIDPFTVADEDQSALLADFSARLLRADGVEHVDASLLTVHENKFYADTAGTVTTQQRVRLHPQLTAIAVDRTSGEFDSMRTLAPPAGRGWEYLTGTGWDWDSELAEIPSLLAEKMRAPAVESGRYDLVVDPSNLWLTIHESIGHATELDRALGYEAAYAGTSFATFDQLGKLAYGSRVMNVTGDRTAEHGLATIGYDDEGVEAQSWDLVKDGTLVGYQLDRRTAKLTGLGRSNGCAFADSAEHVPVQRMANVSLAPEPGGLSTEDLIGGVERGIYVVGDRSWSIDMQRYNFQFTGQRFFRIENGRLAGQLRDVAYQATTTDFWGSMEKVGGPQTYVLGGAFNCGKAQPGQIAAVSHGCPSALFRDVNILNTAQEAGR
- the tyrS gene encoding tyrosine--tRNA ligase, with the protein product MTDIVDELQWRGLIALSTDEDALRKAFADGPVTFYCGFDPTAPSLHLGNLVQILTMRRLQLAGNRPLGLVGGATGLIGDPKPNSERTLNAPEVVAGWVERLRGQIERFLDFEGPHAATMVNNLDWTSGLSAIGFLRDVGKYFRVNKMIAKEAVSRRLNSDAGISYTEFSYQILQGMDFLELNRRYGCTLQTGGSDQWGNLTAGTDLIHRVEPDAEVHALATPLITKADGTKFGKTESGTVWLDPERTTPYAFYQFWLNADDRDISKFLRIFSFASREEIEELERLTEERPQARAAQRALAEELTTLVHGAEQTAAVTAASKALFGQGELTELDEATLAAALSELPNAKVSELGPLTDLFAEVGLVASKSAARRTVKEGGAYVNNVKVTAEDAVATAGELLHGRWLVLRRGKKNLAAVEFTGA
- a CDS encoding DUF3099 domain-containing protein; the encoded protein is MRKQSSGQVFRITGARRSLDEDVRGRQRRYVISMSIRTLSVILTAVLWNVERPVAIVTLALGALLPYVAVVFANGGRENVTSLPSTFVPAPSRPALGAAPMGGSAPSAAEPPADDHASRLREQG
- a CDS encoding TldD/PmbA family protein, which translates into the protein MSSRTTVKPHEIVERALELSTADGCVVIADEHSSANLRWAGNALTTNGVTRGRTLTVIATVDGAEGTASGVVSRSAVTAADLEPLVRAAEAAARAAGPSEDAQPLVTGVPQSADFTEGPAETTSAVFADFAPALGAAFARAKAGGRALYGFANHELTSTYLGTSTGLRLRHDQPNGTLELNAKAAATAGGPARSAWAGRTTADFTDVDPGALDEELTRRLGWAERRVELPAGRYETLLPPTAVADLLIYQIWSASARYAAEGRTVFSKQGGGTRVGETLARLPLSLRSDPNEPGLAYAPFMVAHSSGDTASVFDNGLPIGATDWIRDGRLENLVTTRHSARLTGLPVTPPAGNLVLDGGGERSLDEMVAATERGLLLTCLWYIREVDPATLLLTGLTRDGVYLVENGEVVGEVNNFRFNESPVDVLSRATEAGRTEKTLPREWSDYFTRTAMPALRVPDFNMSSVSRGV
- a CDS encoding GlsB/YeaQ/YmgE family stress response membrane protein; its protein translation is MGWLWAIIVGFVLGLIAKAIIPGKQHSPLWLTTIFGIIGAIVGNSIARAIGIAETKGIDWGRHGLQIAAAVVIVFLGDMLYMAVRGNKQRA